A single window of Pontibacter actiniarum DNA harbors:
- a CDS encoding plasmid transfer protein codes for MRELIDKAIFDLFDGLFLNIQELVSVFLYDAQALCAISMLLYFGLEAYKMMAGDETLRIMPLLRPFALTLVIVFWPGFIDAVNLPLQLVNDQAKGMYGAQVDQVEDLHRERLALVDSVARKLSESSAEFERIESEASDASWYETMGIDLQPLFNKMKGYYLMLMAKLHFTAMMVVEWVVISIFQVCSYIIYFLQIIFAGILVILGPFSFALSVLPGFRDSYLAWIARYISVGLYSGLGYIIMSISFVLVKYGLMKEIDILKAVLGNEEMFIAYVSFPSGGISFYIVSLIVGGLAMLTIPIISTWIVHTTGVGNAIGTMAGGAAKAAGGILK; via the coding sequence ATGCGTGAATTGATAGATAAAGCCATATTTGACCTGTTCGACGGGCTCTTTCTCAATATACAGGAGCTGGTCAGCGTGTTCCTCTACGATGCGCAGGCGCTTTGCGCCATCAGCATGCTGCTGTACTTTGGCTTGGAGGCTTACAAAATGATGGCCGGGGATGAAACGCTTCGCATCATGCCCTTGCTGCGCCCTTTCGCCTTAACACTGGTGATTGTTTTCTGGCCAGGATTTATTGACGCTGTGAACCTGCCGCTGCAGCTGGTCAACGATCAGGCAAAAGGCATGTACGGCGCACAGGTAGACCAGGTGGAGGATTTGCACCGGGAACGCCTCGCGCTGGTGGACAGTGTGGCCCGGAAACTCTCTGAGAGCAGCGCCGAGTTTGAGCGGATTGAGAGCGAGGCGAGTGACGCGAGCTGGTACGAAACCATGGGGATTGACCTGCAACCCCTGTTTAACAAAATGAAAGGCTATTACCTGATGCTGATGGCCAAGCTACACTTTACGGCGATGATGGTGGTAGAGTGGGTTGTGATCAGCATCTTTCAGGTATGCTCCTACATTATCTATTTCCTGCAGATCATCTTTGCAGGCATCCTGGTGATCCTGGGCCCCTTCTCCTTTGCCCTTAGCGTGCTGCCGGGCTTTCGGGATTCTTACCTGGCCTGGATTGCCCGCTATATCTCCGTGGGGCTGTACTCGGGGCTGGGCTATATCATTATGTCCATCTCCTTTGTGTTGGTCAAGTATGGCTTGATGAAGGAAATAGACATCCTGAAGGCGGTACTGGGCAACGAAGAGATGTTTATTGCCTACGTTTCTTTCCCCTCGGGCGGCATCAGTTTCTACATCGTCTCCTTGATTGTGGGAGGATTGGCCATGCTGACCATTCCCATTATTTCCACCTGGATCGTGCACACCACGGGCGTAGGTAATGCCATTGGTACGATGGCAGGAGGAGCGGCGAAGGCGGCAGGAGGAATTCTAAAATAA
- a CDS encoding DUF6660 family protein gives MRSLLYILILLLLTLSLKPCLDRANAAPGEAQAVATADRHQDHQDDFADGCSPFCACHCCHSHFQPQSTDVSEYADLQEVPQEVDLYKSSFVSSLSYSIWQPPKVA, from the coding sequence ATGAGGTCTCTACTCTACATACTGATCCTGCTTTTGCTGACACTTTCCCTGAAACCGTGCCTGGACAGGGCAAATGCGGCTCCAGGTGAAGCACAAGCAGTGGCTACAGCTGATAGACACCAGGACCATCAGGATGACTTTGCAGACGGGTGTTCCCCATTCTGCGCCTGTCACTGCTGCCATTCTCATTTTCAGCCACAAAGTACGGATGTATCCGAATACGCTGATTTGCAGGAGGTGCCTCAAGAGGTTGATCTGTACAAGAGTAGTTTTGTCTCCTCCCTTTCCTATTCCATCTGGCAACCGCCGAAGGTAGCCTAA
- a CDS encoding CusA/CzcA family heavy metal efflux RND transporter: protein MINSIIAFSIRNKLIIGLMIVAWIGAGVWAMSTVNLGSVPDITNNQVQVITTSENLSTEDIEQFVTYPVELTMANLPGVEEIRSISRFGLSVVTVVFDEGMGTYLPRQLVQEKLSEVEIPEQFGEPSMGPISTGLGEIYQYVLEPQPGYDSVYTPTELRTIQDWIVARQMALVPGVVEVNAFGGNIKQYEVALDPGKLNSMNVSISEVFEALEKNNVNTGGAYIERNSMANFIRGEGLVRSLDDIRNIVVRNENGTPILIRDVADAVQFGSQVRYGAFTQDGREAVGGMVLMLRGESPDKVINAVKERMAEVQKSLPEGLVIKPFIDQSNLIARTTSTVSKNLTEGALIVVFVLVLLLGSLRGGLITASVIPLALLFAFILMRIFNVSANLMSLGAIDFGIIVDGAVIIVEGTVHMIEKRMKEGKGNFGQQMDEIAYESSSTMMNSAFFGQIIILIVFAPILFLTGVEGKMFQPMAYTFGFAVLGSIILCLTYVPVVSALFLKPSHGKKNLLSKFENKVEHVSNRLMGGVNKGYLPLLRKSLNHKVVVLMSAVVLLVGAVLTFSRMGGEFIPSLDEGDIAMQALLRPGSSLSESIEQSKKIEKIVLENFPEVKTMVARIGVSAIPTDPMPMDILDSFIILEKDMDKWESADSKEELIGKIKEKLSVLPGINFVFSQPVELRFNELISGVREDVAVKLYGEDLNVLASKGQQMAQIIQTVPGVGDVNLEAISGLPQMTVRFDRGKIAQYGLDIEKLNNYISAAFAGGVAGVVFEGERRFDIAVRLSEVNRRSIEDLRNLYIDLPNGEQVPLQQVADISYQPGPMQISRDNTSRRINVGVNVRGRDVESMVNEIQQKLDAQLNLPPGYYVTYGGSFENLQRAKARLQVVVPIALALIFILLYFALKSLSQSIMIYMAVPLAAIGGIFALALRGMPFSISAGVGFIVLFGVAVLNGLVLVSRFNSLKEEGITDLKQRIFIGTEERLRPILLTATAAIMGFIPMAFSASAGAEVQRPLATVVIGGLITATFLTLVVVPILYFFVESKVGKSGGKGNMAMAPSLVIPLVIGAGLFFSPAAATAQDKKALPDNMPAISMEEAVQRAVANYPSVTAARLGIENQQALKSTAWNLGSTQVFTGKEEVGNESQGVQNRIGIQQQNIEVFSIAPRLNLQQKQVNLAQSALNLTSLEVAREVRIAWSNTYAARSQYLLYQRLDSIFSEFTRAAKVRYETEAISHLEYLAATNQARQITVQQEQAFRNYQAALRQLNQWLVNDTPLTAALTEPEQLTAPLPGIADTLSQHPLLDYSRQQVEVAQARLRVAKAAYLPSLSGQYADQKIAGQSGFYSYQIGINFPLLPFAERGRAQSAKIEREIAEQNLRRTQLELQAGYGSLLEEYRKWLNSWQYYQQEALPLAVEQRNGAIIAYREGAIDYIGFLQIIRDAIQVEFNAQEALGNYLDTKARLIYFLQSSNQ, encoded by the coding sequence ATGATAAACAGTATCATCGCTTTTTCCATTCGGAACAAGCTCATTATTGGCCTCATGATCGTCGCCTGGATCGGTGCGGGCGTCTGGGCCATGTCCACCGTTAATCTGGGTTCCGTTCCAGATATCACCAACAATCAGGTACAAGTCATCACAACATCGGAGAACCTTTCCACAGAGGACATCGAACAGTTTGTGACCTATCCAGTCGAGCTGACCATGGCGAACCTTCCGGGGGTGGAGGAGATTCGCTCCATTTCCCGCTTTGGCCTTTCCGTAGTGACCGTTGTGTTCGATGAGGGCATGGGCACATACCTGCCCCGGCAGTTGGTGCAGGAAAAGCTCAGCGAAGTAGAGATCCCTGAGCAGTTCGGGGAGCCCTCCATGGGTCCCATCAGTACTGGACTAGGGGAGATATACCAGTATGTTTTGGAGCCACAGCCGGGGTATGACAGCGTGTACACGCCCACAGAACTACGTACCATACAAGACTGGATCGTGGCACGGCAGATGGCGCTAGTGCCAGGTGTGGTGGAGGTAAATGCCTTTGGCGGAAACATCAAGCAGTACGAAGTCGCGCTGGACCCCGGCAAGCTTAACTCCATGAACGTGTCGATTTCTGAGGTATTCGAGGCGCTGGAGAAAAATAACGTCAACACCGGGGGCGCCTATATCGAGCGGAACAGCATGGCCAACTTCATCCGGGGAGAAGGCCTGGTTCGCTCGCTGGATGACATCCGCAACATCGTTGTCCGGAACGAGAATGGCACACCAATTTTGATCAGAGACGTGGCGGATGCCGTGCAGTTCGGCAGCCAGGTACGCTACGGGGCCTTTACTCAGGACGGAAGGGAGGCTGTGGGCGGTATGGTGCTCATGCTCCGCGGCGAGAGCCCGGACAAAGTCATCAATGCAGTGAAGGAGCGTATGGCAGAAGTACAAAAGTCGCTGCCGGAGGGGCTGGTGATTAAGCCTTTTATTGACCAAAGCAATCTGATAGCGCGTACCACCAGCACCGTTTCCAAAAATCTTACCGAGGGGGCGCTGATTGTCGTGTTCGTGCTCGTGCTGTTGCTGGGTAGCCTACGGGGCGGCCTTATTACCGCTTCGGTGATTCCGCTGGCTTTGCTGTTTGCCTTCATCCTGATGCGCATCTTCAATGTATCGGCCAACCTGATGAGCCTAGGCGCCATCGACTTCGGGATAATTGTGGACGGGGCTGTGATTATTGTAGAAGGCACTGTGCACATGATAGAAAAGAGAATGAAGGAAGGGAAGGGGAACTTTGGGCAGCAGATGGATGAGATTGCCTACGAGTCGAGTAGCACGATGATGAACTCCGCATTTTTCGGGCAGATCATTATCCTGATCGTGTTCGCCCCTATCCTTTTCCTGACTGGGGTGGAGGGCAAGATGTTCCAGCCGATGGCCTATACCTTCGGCTTTGCCGTGCTGGGGTCCATTATTCTGTGTCTAACGTATGTACCTGTGGTGTCGGCTTTATTTCTCAAGCCATCTCACGGCAAGAAGAACTTGCTCAGCAAATTTGAAAACAAAGTGGAACATGTTAGCAATAGGCTAATGGGTGGGGTAAACAAAGGCTATCTGCCTTTGCTGCGCAAGTCCCTTAACCACAAAGTTGTGGTGCTGATGTCTGCAGTGGTTTTATTGGTAGGTGCAGTCCTTACCTTCTCCCGTATGGGCGGTGAGTTTATCCCAAGTCTGGATGAGGGCGACATTGCCATGCAGGCGCTGCTGCGCCCGGGATCCTCTCTTTCTGAGAGCATTGAGCAGTCCAAGAAGATAGAAAAGATCGTTTTGGAGAACTTCCCGGAGGTGAAGACGATGGTGGCCCGCATCGGGGTGTCGGCCATTCCTACTGACCCGATGCCGATGGATATCCTGGACTCCTTCATTATCCTGGAAAAGGACATGGACAAGTGGGAAAGCGCGGATTCAAAAGAAGAACTGATCGGGAAGATCAAAGAAAAGCTGTCGGTGCTGCCGGGCATCAACTTTGTGTTCAGCCAGCCGGTGGAGCTGCGCTTTAATGAATTGATCAGCGGCGTGCGGGAGGATGTGGCCGTGAAACTTTACGGGGAGGACCTGAACGTACTGGCTTCTAAAGGTCAGCAGATGGCGCAAATTATCCAGACCGTGCCGGGCGTGGGTGATGTGAACCTGGAGGCTATATCCGGGCTGCCGCAGATGACGGTTCGTTTTGACCGGGGGAAAATAGCCCAGTATGGGCTGGACATCGAAAAGCTCAACAACTATATCAGCGCCGCCTTTGCAGGTGGGGTAGCCGGGGTGGTCTTTGAAGGGGAGAGACGCTTTGATATTGCCGTTCGCCTCTCGGAGGTGAACAGGCGCAGCATCGAGGACCTCAGAAACCTATACATCGACTTACCTAACGGGGAGCAGGTGCCCCTGCAGCAGGTGGCTGACATCAGTTATCAGCCGGGCCCCATGCAGATATCCCGCGACAATACTTCCCGAAGAATAAACGTGGGGGTAAATGTGCGTGGCCGTGACGTGGAGAGCATGGTGAATGAAATACAACAAAAGCTGGATGCGCAGCTGAACCTGCCGCCCGGCTACTATGTAACCTACGGCGGGTCTTTTGAAAACCTGCAGCGGGCCAAAGCGCGCCTGCAGGTGGTGGTGCCTATCGCACTGGCCTTAATATTTATCTTGCTGTATTTTGCCTTAAAGTCGCTTTCCCAGTCCATCATGATCTACATGGCGGTGCCGCTGGCAGCCATCGGCGGGATATTTGCCTTGGCCCTTAGAGGGATGCCTTTCAGTATCTCTGCTGGGGTAGGGTTTATCGTGCTCTTCGGGGTAGCTGTACTGAATGGGTTGGTCCTGGTCAGCCGGTTCAACAGCTTAAAAGAAGAAGGTATTACGGACCTGAAGCAACGTATCTTTATCGGTACAGAAGAACGGCTGCGACCTATCCTGCTGACGGCCACGGCCGCCATCATGGGCTTTATCCCGATGGCCTTTTCTGCCTCCGCTGGGGCTGAAGTGCAGCGGCCGTTGGCAACAGTCGTGATCGGCGGTTTGATTACCGCGACGTTCCTCACGCTCGTGGTGGTGCCTATTCTGTACTTCTTTGTTGAGTCTAAGGTTGGAAAAAGCGGAGGCAAAGGGAATATGGCCATGGCCCCCTCACTCGTTATACCTTTGGTAATCGGTGCCGGGTTGTTCTTTTCTCCGGCCGCAGCCACGGCACAGGATAAAAAAGCGCTTCCGGACAACATGCCGGCTATCTCCATGGAGGAGGCCGTGCAGCGGGCGGTGGCCAATTACCCCTCCGTTACAGCGGCCAGACTTGGCATAGAAAACCAGCAGGCGCTGAAAAGCACGGCCTGGAACTTGGGGAGTACCCAGGTCTTCACAGGAAAAGAAGAGGTAGGAAATGAGAGCCAGGGTGTTCAGAACCGTATCGGTATTCAGCAGCAGAATATAGAGGTATTCAGTATCGCGCCTAGGCTCAATCTGCAGCAAAAGCAGGTTAACCTGGCCCAGTCGGCGCTGAATCTGACCTCGCTGGAGGTAGCGCGTGAGGTGCGTATAGCCTGGAGCAACACCTACGCGGCCAGAAGCCAGTACCTGCTTTACCAGCGACTGGACTCTATTTTTTCAGAGTTCACCAGAGCTGCAAAGGTACGTTACGAAACAGAGGCCATTTCCCACTTGGAGTATCTGGCAGCGACAAACCAGGCCCGGCAGATAACGGTACAGCAGGAGCAGGCCTTCCGTAACTATCAGGCGGCCCTGCGCCAACTGAATCAGTGGCTGGTAAACGACACGCCCTTAACTGCGGCACTGACAGAGCCTGAGCAGTTGACAGCCCCTCTACCAGGTATAGCAGACACCCTGAGCCAGCACCCATTGCTGGACTATTCCCGCCAGCAGGTGGAGGTGGCCCAGGCCCGCCTGCGAGTGGCCAAAGCGGCTTACTTGCCGAGCCTGAGCGGGCAGTACGCTGACCAGAAGATAGCGGGCCAGTCAGGGTTCTACAGTTACCAAATAGGGATAAACTTCCCGCTACTCCCTTTTGCGGAGCGTGGCCGGGCCCAGTCAGCCAAGATAGAGCGTGAAATCGCAGAGCAGAACCTGCGCCGTACGCAGCTGGAGCTGCAGGCTGGCTACGGCAGTCTGCTGGAGGAGTACCGCAAATGGCTTAACTCCTGGCAATACTACCAGCAGGAGGCCTTGCCTTTGGCCGTAGAGCAGCGCAACGGGGCCATCATTGCTTACCGCGAAGGAGCCATCGACTACATTGGTTTTCTGCAAATCATTCGGGATGCCATACAGGTGGAGTTCAATGCCCAGGAGGCGCTTGGGAACTACCTGGATACGAAGGCGCGCCTGATTTATTTTCTTCAATCTTCCAATCAATAA
- a CDS encoding helix-turn-helix domain-containing protein: MSVSIQELGQRLKLLRKQLDLSQESLAESMGVNQNQISRLENGVGGTIELLLLLFSFYSNHFHVDLLFSDNFDILEKHEKLSNSHSLNSIAVEKLKLVQSEFSTQIEEVIRLLDVP, from the coding sequence ATGAGCGTAAGCATACAGGAGTTAGGCCAAAGGCTAAAGCTGCTGCGAAAGCAGCTTGATTTATCGCAGGAGAGCCTGGCAGAGTCCATGGGGGTGAACCAGAACCAGATATCCCGGCTGGAGAACGGGGTGGGAGGGACGATCGAATTGCTTTTACTTCTGTTCAGCTTCTACAGCAATCACTTTCACGTGGACCTTCTTTTTTCCGACAACTTCGACATCCTGGAGAAGCACGAAAAGCTATCCAACAGCCACAGCCTCAACAGCATTGCCGTTGAAAAGCTGAAGCTCGTCCAAAGTGAATTTTCCACGCAAATTGAGGAGGTGATACGGTTGTTGGATGTTCCATAA
- the traN gene encoding conjugative transposon protein TraN translates to MKKLLLLYVLFALLFSASAQDSLQVVHVHESISTHIVSPEPIQYVDISTDDVAGDIPVANILRVKPKHGGAKPGIITIVGERFLVQYKLAYSRADRADTEVRIDPTQVDDYLNPAVAMSREDMARFALLALQRKPQFNSVNSKGQGMLAKLNNIYTVGDYFFIDLSLRNDTNIPYTIDQIRFKIEDKKVVKATNFQQVEMQPTFQLYDTGSFKRKYRNVFVFKKFTFPEEKVFNIEVAEEQISGRTISLKIDYSDILHADTL, encoded by the coding sequence ATGAAAAAGCTACTGCTTCTATATGTGTTGTTTGCCCTGCTGTTTTCAGCCTCGGCACAGGATTCTCTTCAGGTAGTGCACGTGCATGAAAGCATCTCCACGCATATTGTGAGCCCTGAGCCAATACAGTATGTAGATATCTCCACAGATGATGTAGCCGGGGACATACCTGTTGCCAATATCCTTCGGGTCAAACCCAAGCACGGTGGCGCAAAACCGGGTATTATCACCATCGTTGGAGAGCGCTTCCTTGTACAATATAAGCTAGCCTACAGCCGAGCGGATCGGGCAGATACGGAGGTGCGTATAGACCCTACCCAGGTAGATGATTACCTGAACCCAGCTGTGGCCATGAGCCGGGAGGACATGGCACGGTTTGCGCTGCTGGCTCTCCAGCGAAAACCCCAGTTCAATAGTGTGAATTCGAAAGGGCAGGGGATGCTGGCAAAGCTGAACAACATCTATACTGTCGGAGACTATTTTTTTATTGATCTATCCCTTAGAAACGACACCAACATTCCCTATACAATCGATCAGATACGATTTAAAATAGAGGATAAAAAGGTTGTCAAGGCCACTAACTTTCAACAGGTAGAGATGCAGCCGACTTTTCAGCTTTATGACACAGGCAGCTTCAAGCGCAAGTACCGGAATGTGTTCGTGTTCAAGAAATTCACTTTCCCGGAGGAAAAGGTGTTCAATATTGAGGTGGCCGAGGAGCAGATTTCTGGGCGCACCATCTCCCTTAAAATTGACTATTCCGACATCCTTCATGCAGACACCTTATGA
- the traK gene encoding conjugative transposon protein TraK, which yields MINNLEKKMKLAFAVSIGSFISSIIIVGTVCTFAFRYAEEQRKKIYVIDHSVPLLVEQTELGVNRTVEYKSHVNMFHLLFFTLPPDDAYIRNNISKAMYLIDESGLAQYNNLKEKGYYNQILASSAVLTIKTDSVKVDENRHFTYYATQRIERETSVMKRLLVTEGDLEEVPRTENNPHGLLIKNWKTVLNKDLEYVEKKSF from the coding sequence ATGATAAATAACCTCGAAAAGAAAATGAAGCTGGCCTTTGCGGTGAGTATCGGCAGCTTTATCTCCTCCATCATTATAGTAGGTACGGTTTGCACCTTTGCCTTTCGTTATGCCGAGGAGCAGCGGAAGAAGATTTATGTGATCGACCACTCGGTGCCGCTATTGGTGGAGCAGACCGAGCTGGGGGTAAACCGGACGGTAGAGTACAAGTCGCACGTGAATATGTTTCACCTGCTCTTCTTCACGCTACCTCCAGATGATGCCTACATCAGGAATAACATCTCCAAGGCCATGTACCTGATCGATGAGTCCGGGCTGGCACAATACAACAACCTGAAGGAGAAGGGCTATTACAACCAGATTCTGGCTAGTTCTGCGGTTTTGACGATCAAAACCGACAGCGTTAAAGTGGACGAAAACAGGCACTTTACCTACTACGCCACGCAACGCATCGAGCGGGAGACCTCTGTGATGAAAAGACTTCTTGTCACAGAGGGGGACCTCGAGGAAGTGCCGCGCACAGAGAACAACCCCCATGGACTTTTGATAAAGAACTGGAAAACGGTCCTAAACAAGGACTTGGAGTATGTCGAAAAGAAATCCTTTTAA
- a CDS encoding type IV secretory system conjugative DNA transfer family protein, with protein sequence MEESSEIKKLYSFLQGLIYFTIVVEIAVFLFMDSGSMYQLQPVLRKVKGMAIYEHIYFSKAFTFGMILIVSIGTKARKNLDLDPLRHIFLPLLIGCAFFFGSGFFYFFESSRILFWEVSLSDAAYILLSFLGAMMIHIALDNISKHIQHRLMKDKFNVENESFEQSSKPVHTPYSVNIPMLYYYQKRIQRGWLNVVNPFRATLLIGTPGSGKSFSVVLPFIKQLLGKGFSMMVYDFKFPDLARTTYYHYLVNRKRGVLKNHRFHVINFNSVEHSRRFNPLKPEYLPTLADATETAEALLEALRKGDRDSGTAQFFNQSAVNFLASCIYFLSRHEGGLYSSFPHVLSFINLSYDQIFEVLFSEPELESLLSPFATAYKNRAFEQLEGQIGTLKINIGRLATKETFWVLSGDDFNLKITDPENPSVLVIANDPATQSINSACNALILNRMTRLINTKGNLPCGLIVDESPTLYIHRVENLIATARSNKIAVLLGLQELPQLRQQYGRETADTICSVAANVLSGSARNKETLDWLEKLFGRVRQLKEGLSVDRNRTSVNMNEELGPLIPASKIANLQAGELVGQVASDSEAYSGKYVAGTYHCKINLNLDNIQLEEKQYLDLPKFYNFGTPDQKDQILRANYNKIRNEVKTLITALQV encoded by the coding sequence ATGGAAGAATCCAGCGAAATCAAAAAACTTTACTCCTTCCTGCAGGGGCTTATCTATTTCACTATTGTGGTAGAGATAGCTGTTTTCCTCTTTATGGATTCGGGCAGTATGTATCAGCTGCAGCCTGTACTGCGCAAGGTAAAGGGCATGGCTATTTATGAACACATCTACTTCTCCAAAGCTTTCACCTTCGGTATGATTCTGATCGTGAGCATTGGCACAAAGGCCAGGAAGAACCTGGACCTCGACCCGCTCCGGCATATCTTCCTTCCCTTGCTCATCGGCTGCGCCTTTTTCTTTGGCTCGGGTTTCTTTTATTTCTTTGAAAGCAGCCGTATTCTTTTCTGGGAGGTGTCCCTGTCTGATGCGGCTTACATCCTGCTCTCCTTCCTGGGTGCGATGATGATTCATATAGCCTTGGATAATATCTCCAAGCATATACAGCACCGATTGATGAAGGACAAATTTAACGTGGAAAATGAATCCTTTGAGCAGTCCAGTAAACCGGTGCATACGCCTTACTCGGTGAATATCCCAATGCTTTACTATTACCAAAAGCGGATACAGCGCGGGTGGCTCAATGTGGTAAATCCCTTTCGGGCAACACTGCTGATCGGTACGCCCGGATCTGGAAAGTCTTTCTCGGTGGTGTTGCCTTTTATCAAGCAGCTTCTGGGGAAAGGCTTCTCTATGATGGTCTACGACTTTAAGTTTCCAGACCTGGCCAGAACGACTTATTATCATTACCTGGTCAATAGAAAGAGAGGGGTATTGAAAAACCATAGGTTTCATGTGATCAATTTTAACAGCGTAGAGCACAGCAGGAGGTTTAACCCCTTGAAGCCGGAGTACTTGCCTACCCTGGCCGATGCCACCGAAACGGCTGAGGCGCTGCTGGAGGCGCTGCGGAAAGGAGACAGGGACTCTGGGACTGCGCAATTCTTCAACCAGTCAGCCGTTAATTTCCTGGCCAGCTGCATCTACTTTCTGAGCCGCCACGAAGGGGGGCTGTATTCTTCTTTTCCGCATGTACTTTCCTTCATTAACCTTAGCTATGATCAGATTTTCGAGGTGCTCTTTTCCGAACCTGAGCTGGAGAGTCTGCTTTCGCCTTTTGCCACAGCCTATAAGAACAGAGCCTTTGAGCAGCTGGAAGGGCAGATTGGTACCTTAAAGATTAATATTGGCCGACTGGCCACAAAAGAAACATTCTGGGTATTATCAGGAGACGACTTCAATTTAAAGATAACGGACCCGGAAAACCCTTCTGTTTTGGTGATTGCAAATGACCCGGCCACCCAGAGTATTAACAGCGCCTGCAATGCGCTTATCCTCAACCGCATGACACGCCTGATCAATACAAAGGGGAACTTGCCCTGTGGGCTGATTGTGGATGAGTCTCCTACGCTTTACATACACCGGGTGGAGAACCTGATCGCTACCGCCAGGAGCAACAAGATAGCTGTGCTGCTGGGCCTGCAGGAACTACCGCAGTTGCGGCAGCAGTATGGCAGGGAAACAGCCGACACCATTTGCTCCGTAGCGGCCAATGTACTCTCGGGCTCTGCCCGTAATAAAGAGACGCTTGACTGGCTGGAGAAACTATTTGGTAGGGTGAGGCAGCTAAAGGAGGGGCTCAGTGTGGACCGTAACCGTACCTCCGTCAACATGAACGAGGAACTGGGACCGCTTATTCCGGCATCAAAAATTGCCAATTTGCAGGCCGGTGAACTGGTAGGCCAGGTAGCTTCCGATAGCGAGGCGTATAGCGGGAAATATGTTGCCGGTACCTACCATTGTAAAATTAATCTCAACCTTGATAACATACAACTGGAAGAAAAGCAGTATCTTGACCTGCCAAAATTTTATAACTTTGGTACCCCCGACCAAAAAGACCAAATCCTGAGAGCGAACTACAATAAAATTAGAAATGAGGTTAAGACTTTAATCACAGCGTTACAGGTATGA
- the traM gene encoding conjugative transposon protein TraM: MKRINFRHPRYAIPLIILPFLVLLNYLWLDMTPAATATQTKVELNETTALNTSLPDANLRKRDMKDKFSAFQDEFKYKTDYSAMQEIGQDRVDPKDIAYGSVYTEEERRMLDSLNNRILSDQQPEGFMERVSQRQRLSPERYAPATASVPGRSTRPMRKVESAYENEMRLFREQMMFIDSLSRVGEDPVPSRRDAQPKAHAPASEKQEPTPLPVTKYRNTNKAFFNTITADGEEQFIRAILDEGLKVMQGGRIRIRLLDDIYVRDYEIKKGSYLYGTVSGFSAQRIEIAIRSILYGNQIIPVDLSIYDNDGLAGLYVPDSQFRDFTKELAGNVSSGQTLTFEDSPDNASQMLYSMLERVSQTTTRAAGKAIRKNKAKLKYNTIVYLIDSKAP; this comes from the coding sequence ATGAAGAGAATTAACTTTCGGCATCCCAGGTATGCCATCCCTCTCATCATACTGCCTTTCCTTGTCCTGCTTAATTACCTGTGGCTGGACATGACACCGGCGGCCACCGCAACACAAACGAAAGTAGAACTCAACGAGACAACAGCCCTTAATACCTCCCTTCCGGATGCCAACCTGAGAAAGCGGGACATGAAGGATAAGTTCTCGGCTTTTCAGGATGAGTTTAAGTATAAAACCGACTACTCGGCCATGCAGGAAATCGGACAGGATAGGGTAGACCCCAAGGACATTGCCTATGGCAGCGTGTACACGGAGGAGGAGCGGCGGATGCTCGACAGTCTCAATAACCGTATCCTATCGGATCAGCAGCCGGAGGGATTTATGGAGCGGGTAAGCCAGCGGCAGCGCCTCAGCCCAGAGCGCTATGCACCGGCCACTGCCTCTGTGCCTGGACGGTCAACCCGCCCTATGCGGAAAGTTGAATCGGCATATGAAAATGAAATGCGGCTGTTTCGGGAGCAGATGATGTTTATTGACAGCCTGAGCCGGGTAGGAGAGGACCCTGTGCCCTCGCGCAGGGATGCGCAGCCGAAAGCCCATGCGCCGGCTTCCGAGAAGCAAGAGCCGACACCGTTGCCCGTAACCAAATACAGAAATACGAACAAAGCCTTTTTCAACACCATTACAGCCGACGGTGAGGAGCAGTTTATCAGAGCTATCCTGGACGAAGGGTTGAAGGTGATGCAAGGCGGCAGGATCAGGATTCGCTTGCTGGATGACATCTATGTGCGGGACTACGAAATAAAGAAAGGCAGCTACCTCTACGGCACTGTTTCCGGTTTTAGTGCCCAACGAATTGAGATAGCCATCCGCTCTATACTCTACGGCAACCAAATCATCCCGGTAGACCTGAGTATCTACGACAACGACGGTTTGGCTGGGCTGTATGTCCCAGATTCACAGTTCCGGGACTTTACAAAAGAGCTTGCCGGGAATGTGAGCAGTGGTCAGACACTGACTTTTGAGGATTCACCTGACAATGCCAGCCAAATGCTTTATTCTATGCTGGAAAGGGTTTCTCAGACCACCACCCGCGCCGCAGGCAAAGCCATTCGGAAGAACAAAGCTAAGTTGAAATACAACACCATTGTTTATTTGATAGATAGTAAAGCCCCATAA